One window of Paludibacter propionicigenes WB4 genomic DNA carries:
- a CDS encoding flavodoxin family protein, with protein MKVVAINGSPHKDGNTAQSLQIVGEKLKSNGIDFEVIHIGHKAIHGCIACGQCRVKRDGTCGIKNDVLNGHIPALRQAEGIILASPVYFSGIAGSMKSFLDRLFYVSLSNGNFFRHKVGAALVAVRRTGGSHTLDGLNHYLTYCEMQLATSNYWSVVHGLTPGEARYDGEGVNTLEVLGDNMAWQLKMREATRSTLPEPQVVQKVATHFVRQDLK; from the coding sequence ATGAAAGTAGTAGCAATCAACGGAAGTCCGCACAAAGACGGCAATACGGCTCAATCACTGCAGATCGTAGGAGAGAAACTGAAATCGAACGGCATTGATTTCGAGGTAATTCATATTGGCCACAAAGCCATTCATGGTTGCATAGCCTGTGGTCAGTGCCGGGTGAAACGCGATGGTACCTGTGGTATTAAAAACGATGTGCTCAACGGACATATCCCGGCATTGCGCCAGGCCGAAGGGATTATACTGGCTTCACCGGTTTATTTTTCGGGCATAGCAGGTTCTATGAAAAGTTTCCTCGACCGGTTATTCTATGTGTCGCTGAGTAATGGCAATTTTTTCCGCCATAAGGTGGGAGCTGCTTTGGTGGCAGTGCGCCGCACAGGTGGTTCTCACACGTTGGACGGACTGAATCATTACCTTACCTACTGCGAAATGCAATTAGCCACAAGCAATTATTGGTCGGTAGTGCACGGACTCACTCCCGGCGAAGCGCGATATGACGGTGAGGGCGTGAACACCCTCGAAGTGTTGGGCGACAACATGGCCTGGCAGCTGAAAATGCGCGAAGCTACCCGCTCTACTTTACCCGAACCCCAGGTTGTACAAAAAGTTGCAACACACTTTGTACGCCAAGATTTGAAATAA
- a CDS encoding MFS transporter: MSKVISSNTAAGIPAALITLMAVSAGITVANIYYNQPILMDIAREFNTTETSAGLISMLSQIGYGLGLFFITPLGDKMNKKTLIISLQVLLLVALAGIFISNSIVQLWFLSILVSLFSVSVQVIMPMAAGMSTVNRGKNVGTIFTGVLIGILAARVFSGAIADLLGWRYVYLISAGAVGLSTLLLMLYLPHTTSTFSGNYPQLLGSALQQFGRFKLLRRLSFIGILQFGLFCSFWTTLTFHLSGAPFNFQSSTIGLFGIIAIAGASVAPFMGKSADKGSVTRVRFMAISLTISSILIMLFFQHSVAAMIVGILLLDVGAQSLQVTNTALLYTLDESVHSRINTIYMTLFFSGGALGTFIGIMMWQWGGWNFVMLQMLLFAAGVVFLLFKERKAAEDHANKG; encoded by the coding sequence ATGAGCAAAGTAATCTCCTCAAACACTGCCGCAGGCATACCCGCCGCACTGATAACCTTAATGGCCGTATCGGCAGGTATCACGGTAGCCAATATATATTACAATCAACCCATCCTGATGGATATTGCCCGTGAGTTCAACACCACAGAAACCAGTGCGGGTCTTATATCCATGTTGTCGCAAATAGGGTATGGACTTGGGTTATTTTTTATCACCCCGCTGGGCGATAAAATGAACAAGAAAACGCTGATCATCTCGCTTCAGGTATTGCTGCTTGTGGCACTGGCCGGCATTTTCATCAGCAACAGCATTGTTCAACTTTGGTTTCTGAGCATACTGGTCAGCTTATTTTCGGTATCAGTGCAGGTTATTATGCCTATGGCAGCCGGAATGAGTACGGTGAACAGAGGTAAAAACGTAGGAACAATATTTACTGGCGTACTGATAGGAATCTTAGCCGCTAGGGTTTTCAGCGGTGCCATTGCCGACTTGCTGGGCTGGCGGTATGTGTATCTTATTTCGGCGGGAGCCGTAGGGCTTTCTACTCTGTTGCTTATGCTTTATCTGCCCCATACCACCAGCACGTTTAGCGGCAATTATCCTCAACTGTTGGGTTCGGCACTTCAGCAGTTCGGTAGGTTCAAATTACTCCGCAGATTGTCGTTTATCGGTATTTTGCAGTTCGGACTTTTCTGCTCGTTCTGGACGACGCTGACTTTTCATCTGAGCGGTGCACCTTTTAATTTTCAGAGCAGCACCATTGGTTTGTTTGGAATAATTGCCATCGCCGGAGCATCGGTTGCGCCATTTATGGGCAAAAGTGCCGACAAAGGCAGCGTAACCCGTGTACGCTTTATGGCAATTAGCCTTACCATCAGCTCCATTCTGATTATGTTGTTTTTCCAACACTCGGTGGCGGCTATGATAGTGGGCATTCTGTTGCTCGACGTAGGTGCGCAGTCGCTTCAGGTTACCAATACCGCATTGCTGTATACGCTCGATGAGTCGGTACATAGCCGCATCAACACCATATACATGACATTGTTCTTCAGCGGCGGCGCATTGGGTACATTCATTGGCATTATGATGTGGCAATGGGGCGGTTGGAACTTCGTGATGCTACAAATGCTGCTCTTTGCCGCTGGGGTTGTGTTCTTGCTTTTCAAAGAACGAAAAGCCGCAGAAGATCACGCAAATAAAGGATAA